The DNA window GCGCGCTCCTGCATGCCCTGGCCTTCGCGGCCCTTCGGCTGGCCGAAGTAGATGCCGCCGGTCAGTTCGCGCACGCACAGAATGTCGAAGCCGCGGGCGGCGATGTCGGCGCGCAGCGGGCAGAATGCCTCCAGCCCTTGATACAGGCGCGCCGGGCGCAGGTTGCTGAACAGCTTGAAGTGCTTGCGCAGCGGCAACAGCGCGCCGCGCTCCGGCTGCTCAGCCGGCGGCAGATGTTCCCATTTCGGGCCGCCTACCGATCCGAACAGGATGGCGTCGGCCTGCTCGCAGCCGGCGACGGTCGCCGGCGGCAGCGGGCTGCCGTGGCGATCGATGGCGATGCCGCCGACGTCGTACTCGGCGGTGGTGATGCGAATATCAAAGCGTTGACGCACCGCGTCCAACACTTTGCGCGCCTGAGCCATTACTTCCGGGCCGATGCCGTCTCCGGGCAAGACGGCAATGTGATAAGTCTTCGTCATGTTCACACCGTTTCCTGATTATTTTGATGTTTGTTTTGCTGCAGACGCTGCTTTTCTTTTTCTACCTGCTGTGAGCGCCAAATATTGTTCAACACGTGCACCATCGCCTTGGCGGAGGATTCGACGATGTCGGTCGCCAGACCTACGCCGTGGAAGCGGCGGCCGTTGTAAGAGACCACGATATCCACCTGGCCCAGCGCGTCGCGGCCATGGCCCTTGGCGGTCAGCTGGTACTTCACCAGCTCGATCGGGTAGTCGGTGATGCGATTGATTGCCTGATAAACCGCATCGACCGGGCCGTTGCCGGTGGCGGCTTCGGCTTTCTCTTCGCCGCCGCAGATCAGTTTCACCGAGGCGGTGGCCATGATGCTGCTGCCGGACTGCACGCTGAAGTAGCCCAGGCTGAAGTGCTCCGGCTCTTCCTGCTGTTTGTTGATGAAGGCCAGCGCCTCCAGGTCATAGTCGAATACCTGGCCCTTTTTGTCGGCCAGCTTCAGGAAGGCGGCGTACAGGGTATCCAGGTTGTAGTCCTGCTCCTGGTAGCCCATCTCTTCCATGCGGTGTTTCACCGCCGCGCGGCCGGAGCGGGAGGTCAGGTTCAACTGCACGTCTTTCAGGCCGATCGACTGCGGGGTCATGATTTCGTAGTTTTCGCGGTTCTTCAGCACGCCGTCCTGGTGAATGCCGGAGGAGTGGGCGAAGGCGTTGGAGCCGACGATCGCCTTGTTGGCCGGGATCGGCATGTTGCACAGCTGGCTGACGATCTGGCTGGTGCGGAAGATTTCCTGATGATTGATGTTGGTGTGCACGTTCATGATGTCCTGGCGCACTTTAATCGCCATGATCACCTCTTCCAGCGAACAGTTG is part of the Serratia marcescens genome and encodes:
- the leuA gene encoding 2-isopropylmalate synthase, translated to MSQQVIIFDTTLRDGEQALQASLSVKEKIQIALALERMGVDVMEVGFPVSSPGDFESVQTIARQIKNSRVCGLARCVDKDIDVAAEALRVAEAFRIHVFLATSTLHIESKLKRSFDEVLEMAVRSVKRARNYTDDVEFSCEDAGRTPIDNLCRVVEAAINAGATTINIPDTVGYTTPNQFGGIITTLYDRVPNIDKAIISVHCHDDLGMAVGNSIAAVQAGARQVEGTLNGIGERAGNCSLEEVIMAIKVRQDIMNVHTNINHQEIFRTSQIVSQLCNMPIPANKAIVGSNAFAHSSGIHQDGVLKNRENYEIMTPQSIGLKDVQLNLTSRSGRAAVKHRMEEMGYQEQDYNLDTLYAAFLKLADKKGQVFDYDLEALAFINKQQEEPEHFSLGYFSVQSGSSIMATASVKLICGGEEKAEAATGNGPVDAVYQAINRITDYPIELVKYQLTAKGHGRDALGQVDIVVSYNGRRFHGVGLATDIVESSAKAMVHVLNNIWRSQQVEKEKQRLQQNKHQNNQETV